A stretch of DNA from Bacteroidales bacterium WCE2008:
ACAGGCCGAATTAAGTTCCTCGTCAAGTATCCTGTGGGCATTCTCGAGAGTCTCCGCGACCGGGCCAAGGATCTGAGGGATGCAGCGCAGAGAATAGTAAGCCTGGACCTTGTCCTTGAAAACCGTCTCCGTATGTTCCCCGGTATAGAGAGTATGCTCCCTGCTCTTCATCCTGGAAGAAGAGGCGGAGAGTTCCCTCATCCTGCGGGCGACCTTCTGCTGGCCTTCATGACGACGGACCTCATTCAGCGGCTCCGACATGAAATCATCATAAGAATCGGCGATTTCGTTCATCCAGACTCCGGCAAGGACCGCCCAGTCGAGGAGACGCTCCGCATCCAGCTGGTTGACAATTCCGATTCCGGTCATGACCGACGTTCCGTTGGTCGAGGACAGGCCTTCGCGGATATGGATGGCCATCGGCTTCAGCCCGCACTCAGCAAGGACTTCGCCGGCGGGACGCCACTGGCCATGATATTTCACCTTTCCCTCTCCGATCAGCGCCAGGGCCATATGTGCCAGCTGGACGAGGTCGCCGCTGGCACCGACGCTTCCATGACGCGGAATGAACGGGATTATGTCCATATTGATGAACGAAAGCAGAAGACTGACGACGTCAGGATGAATTCCGGATTTCCCCTGGAGGAAAGTCCCGAGGCGCGCAATCATGGCAGCCTTTACGCATTTGTCGTCCAATGGTTCTCCGGCTCCTGTCGCATGGCTCCGGATTATGTTGTACTGCAGGTCTTTGAGGTATTTGTCATCTACCCTCCACTGAGCCATGGGGCCGAATCCGGTATTGATTCCGTAGATCACCTTATTCGAGCTGAATCCCTTCAGGAAGTCATAACTCTTCCTGACTCTGGCCATCTCTTCTTCACTGATGGAAAGTTTCTCTTTCCCGTTGATAATTTTGTTTGTTGTGTTGATTGTGAGCATTATATATAACTATATAAATCTTTTCCAAGTATGGTTCCGGACGTTCTCAACGCGGACATCGCCACACCGAGCATCCCGTGCAGGCCTACGCTCTGTCCCGTAAGGAAAAGGTTCGCTTTCGGCGTCCTCGGGCTGAGTACCGTAACCAAAGGAGACTTCCAGTCCTTCCTGATTCCGAAAGCCCCGGCGCATCCGGTAAACTGCTTCCATGTAAGCGGAGACGACGAGAAGACCATTTCAATGCCCTCCCTCAGTCCGGGAATCCTGGATTCCGCAATGGAGAGACATCTCTCAGTATTCTTTTCTTTCCAATCCCTGTAGTCGCCGTCCCTTTCGCACGGACAGTTCTCCACAGGTGCCATTATCTCGACGGTATCGGCGAATTCTCCGGACCTCGGAACGCCCATATGGATGGAGATTTCCCGGTCTATCGAAATGCTGTGATTGACATATCGCACTGTTCCAGGCTTCAGGCCGATAAAGACCGTAAATACCCCGTAGCTGTCCTTCAGCGACGATATCCTTCTGACATACGACGGTCTCATATCTTCGCAGAGAGCGACTGTAGCGGCGGGATGGATATCAGAGACTATGGTCCCGGCCTCATATTCACTGCCGTCGCTGCAGAAGACTGAGCTGCCGGCAATCCGGCTGACTCTCTTTCCCGTAAAGATAGAGCCGCCGTTCTCCCTGATTATTCCGGCAAGCCTGCCGGTTATAAGCGCCGGGGCCCCTGCGAGCCTGTACGTCCCCCTGATGAAGGAATCGGTAATCCTTGCGTACTCATACAGCGAGAGCGACGAAAGGTCATTATCCATACGCAGCACCGCACCGGTAAGCACTTTGACGATCAGAGGATCCTTGAACGTGTCTTCAAGGAAAGCTCCGGCTGACTGACCGAAGGCTTCAGGGATGCTGTCAGTCTCCAGCCTTCCGGTTATTTCCCGAATTCTGGCGACATAAGATTCTATGCCCGCTTTCTCCCCGGGGAAACGTCTTTCCAAATACTCCTTGAATGCATCATATCCGACCGGGATCATGAATGATTCCCCGTCTATCACGACTTCTTCGCAGATATCGGTCCGGTCCCATGGCAGCCCGTCCAGGCCGCTATAGTCCAGCAGTCGGCCGAGCAGGTCGTCGCTGCTGACCGATCCGACATAGTGTAATCCCGGAGTGAAGCTGAACCGTCCTCTGGAGAAAGACTGCATGGCTCCGCCGATTGCAGTCCCCTGCTCGAGTACGGTGACGGTCTTCCCTTCGCGGGACAGGATTGCCCCGCAGATAAGGCCGCCCAAGCCCGCTCCGATGATTATGACATCAGACATTCCTGATAATGAGCGAAGAGTTGGTCCCTCCGAATCCGAAGGAGTTCGAGAGGAATACGTCGAAATGCTTCTGTATGGTCTCGGCCGGGATCAGCAGACGCGCCGAGTCCTCGTCAGGATTCTCGAAATTGAGGTTTCCGGCGATGAAGTCGTTCTTCATCATCAGAATTGAGTAGATCACCTCGCTGGCTCCGGCCATCCACATCTCGTGTCCGGTCTGTCCCTTGGTGCTGGTAATCTCTATCTTCCTGTCTCCGAAGACTTTATATAAAGCCCTTGCCTCATTGGCGTCGCCTACGCGGGTCGAGGTTGCATGTGCATTGACATAGCCGATACTGTCTATGTCAATCCCGGAGCGGCGTATCGCGAATTCCAGGGATCTGGCCGGTCCGTCGACATTAGGAGTCGAGATATGCTCTCCGTTGGACGAGAATCCATATCCGATCACTTCCGCGAGGATAGGCGCGCCTCTCTTGACAGCCGACTCGTAGCTCTCGAGCACGACTGTCGCAGCACCACCGCTCGGGATAAGTCCGTCGCGGTCGCGGTCGAAAGGACGGCTGGCCTTTGCAGGCTCGTCTTCCCTGACAGAGAAGGCGGAAATGCCGTCGAATGAGCCTGTAGCTGCAGGATTGACCTCCTGGGCGCCTCCGCAGACAACGACATCCTGAAGCCCGTTCTGAATCAGCATGGCTCCCAGACCGATTGCATGGGATCCGCTGGCGCATGCCCCTGACACCGTGAGATTGATGCCTTTAAGGTGGAAAATGACGCCGAGATTCATGGTCACCGTTGAGTTCATGGACTGGAATATAGCTCCGGATCCGCAGAGCATGGTATCCTTCTTCTCTACGATCTTCGAGATCGACTTATATACTGCGTCGGCCGTGCTGTCGTTGCCGTAGAGCAGGCCGACTTCATGGGAATCCAGCCAGTCCTGATCAAGTCCGGCCGATTTCAGGGCGTCCCTTGTTGCGCAATATGCATATTGAGCAGGTTCGGGCATATATATGCGCTGGTTCCTGGGGAGTTCCTGCTTCAGATCAGGCAGCGGGACAAACCCAGTAAGTCCGGAACGGAAGCCGAGCACTTTCCGTTCCGGATCCAATATGATTCCTGACTTGCCTTTGTATAAGGCGTCTTGTACTTCTTCAAGCGTCTGACCGAGACAGGAATATATTCCCATGCCGGTTATGACGACACGTTTGATCTGCATCTATATTAGAATCTTATTACAAGACCGACACCGTTGGACGTTCCTTCTATATTGAAAGAGTAGGCCGGGCTGTTTTTCATATTATAGTCCTCGGCGATCCAGCTGAGTCTTCTCTTACCGATTATCAGGAATGGAACACCGACATCGATACAAGCACCTCCGGCTATCATAAGCAAAGCACCTAAAGCCGCACGACCATCGCATTCATCATAACCATAATAATTGTCACTTCTGACTCCGGAATTGTCCGCAGTCACCATTAAGGCGATTCCGGCACCGACTCCGGCAAGACCACCGGAAAGAAGAGCGATACCGGCATTGTACTGCCGTCTTGCGCCTACATACGTCTTCTGGAAGATTTCATCTCCGACAAGGAGACGTACTTCATTGTCAGAAAGAGGACGACCACCTTCTGCAGTCAGTCTGCCCGAATGGATTTCCAGGGCCTGCGGGGCCGGCTGGGCATACTGCGCATTTGCATCAATAGAACAGAACAGCATTGCTGCCACTGCTATCAGTAACTGGATACTGATAATACTAGCTATACGTTTCATAACTGATAAATTTATAAAAAAACCTTATATGTGGAATTTCTCCACAAGATAGTCTAATTCTGCAAAAAAAGCAAAATCATCTCTCAAAAACAGGGTTCGCATATATCCCCAGCAGAATCTCCCGCATTCTCTCATTATCGGCAGCCTCTATATGTCTGACAAAGATATCACGCTCGGAATCAGAATATTCATTCCGGAACCTTTCCTCTCCGCGGAGCAGGTCGGCCGCGATATAATTGTTCGGGAAAAGATGGTATGCCTTGTTGATACGTTCAGTAATCATGCGTGCGACTTCCTGATTGAGATGGTTGCTGCGCATACCTGCGAAAGGAGCCAGGTCCGCTGACGTGACAGGCTTGCAGATACTGATGAATATCCGGCCTTTCTGCTGGCTGATTCCGGTAATGATGCTGTTGAGATCCTCCCCCGGAGACTTGCGGTATTCCCCAGACACTTCCCTTGCATACAGTTCCCTGGCCTTAAGCATGTCGCACGGTTCCCACTCGTATGATATGGCCATAGGAGCGATATGCAGGGCAGCCATATCGGCGACGGGATCGCCTTTCCCGCTCATCGAGAACATCCTGACTATTCCGGAATCGGTGGCATCCTTGCCGTCTTTTGTCCGTCCGTTCCGCTGCGCGATCCAGATGGAACTGTTGTTTTCAGTGACGACGTGACGTATGTATTCCGAAAGATACTGGGACTTGAAGAAGAATTCCCGCGGACTGGATACGGTATCCGGCCTCTCCACCTTGTACATCTTGTTTGCCTTTCCGAGATCGACTATCATCGGGCTGATCATCAGGTTGGCTCCGAAAGATATCTCCGCAGTCTCCATGCCCTCCTTGTCCAGAAGCACCTGGAGGAATGCCGCATCCAGGACGATATCCCTGTGGTTGGAGACGAAAAGATAGCCCTGATTCTTGTCGAGATTCCCGAATCCCGAATACGAAAGACCGCCGGTAGAAGACTTTTCGATGAACTTCATTACAGGATACATGAACACATGCTGGAATTCGTAGATATTCCGGCAACGGAGCATCATGTCCTCGACTTCACTGAAAGACGTGTCAGGGAAAACGTAGCGGCATATCGAGGCAAACTGCGGATCTGCAGTTATACGGCGCATCGCGGCAGGAATCTCGACGTCGGTATATGGTCTTATATCGTCAAACATTCTTTTTTCTGTTATCGATGAATTTGACAGGTTTTCTGGATTTAGCTGGGAAATTGATGGCGGCGACATCCTTGACCGGAAGGATCTCGATTATCGGAGCCACCCTTATCCTGGAGCGGAAACGGTCTTTCAGATCCTTTATCGGGTCAAAGGCCGGAGTGCTCTTGAGGCCGATCTTGACGATTACTTCATCTGTTCCGGCATCGCTGTCCCGGACTTCGACGACATAGTTCTCCACATAATCGGTATTGTCGAGGACGTCATTGACTGCAGGCGGGTAAAGCGTAGTACCCTTGAGTTTGATCATATTGTTCTTCCTGCCGACAAGCGGGGTCAGACGGTAAGAATATCGTCCGCACTTGCACTTGTCCGCTATCTTGGCTGCGATGTCGCCTGTACGGAACCGCAGGAGAGGCATTCCTTCGACCCCGAGAGTGGTCACCACGATCTCTCCGGCCTGGCCGTCAGGAACCGGGAGGTTGTCCTCTCCGATGATCTCGACGATGATCAGTTCAGGATGCACATGGCCTCCGCAACCGTATTCGCATTCGGAGAAGGTCGCCCCCATTTCGGTCGACGAATAGGTCGCGAACAGGTCGACGTCCCATTTTTCCTTGATACGG
This window harbors:
- a CDS encoding all-trans-retinol 13,14-reductase; translated protein: MSDVIIIGAGLGGLICGAILSREGKTVTVLEQGTAIGGAMQSFSRGRFSFTPGLHYVGSVSSDDLLGRLLDYSGLDGLPWDRTDICEEVVIDGESFMIPVGYDAFKEYLERRFPGEKAGIESYVARIREITGRLETDSIPEAFGQSAGAFLEDTFKDPLIVKVLTGAVLRMDNDLSSLSLYEYARITDSFIRGTYRLAGAPALITGRLAGIIRENGGSIFTGKRVSRIAGSSVFCSDGSEYEAGTIVSDIHPAATVALCEDMRPSYVRRISSLKDSYGVFTVFIGLKPGTVRYVNHSISIDREISIHMGVPRSGEFADTVEIMAPVENCPCERDGDYRDWKEKNTERCLSIAESRIPGLREGIEMVFSSSPLTWKQFTGCAGAFGIRKDWKSPLVTVLSPRTPKANLFLTGQSVGLHGMLGVAMSALRTSGTILGKDLYSYI
- a CDS encoding 3-oxoacyl-[acyl-carrier-protein] synthase-1 encodes the protein MQIKRVVITGMGIYSCLGQTLEEVQDALYKGKSGIILDPERKVLGFRSGLTGFVPLPDLKQELPRNQRIYMPEPAQYAYCATRDALKSAGLDQDWLDSHEVGLLYGNDSTADAVYKSISKIVEKKDTMLCGSGAIFQSMNSTVTMNLGVIFHLKGINLTVSGACASGSHAIGLGAMLIQNGLQDVVVCGGAQEVNPAATGSFDGISAFSVREDEPAKASRPFDRDRDGLIPSGGAATVVLESYESAVKRGAPILAEVIGYGFSSNGEHISTPNVDGPARSLEFAIRRSGIDIDSIGYVNAHATSTRVGDANEARALYKVFGDRKIEITSTKGQTGHEMWMAGASEVIYSILMMKNDFIAGNLNFENPDEDSARLLIPAETIQKHFDVFLSNSFGFGGTNSSLIIRNV
- a CDS encoding histidine ammonia-lyase; this translates as MLTINTTNKIINGKEKLSISEEEMARVRKSYDFLKGFSSNKVIYGINTGFGPMAQWRVDDKYLKDLQYNIIRSHATGAGEPLDDKCVKAAMIARLGTFLQGKSGIHPDVVSLLLSFINMDIIPFIPRHGSVGASGDLVQLAHMALALIGEGKVKYHGQWRPAGEVLAECGLKPMAIHIREGLSSTNGTSVMTGIGIVNQLDAERLLDWAVLAGVWMNEIADSYDDFMSEPLNEVRRHEGQQKVARRMRELSASSSRMKSREHTLYTGEHTETVFKDKVQAYYSLRCIPQILGPVAETLENAHRILDEELNSACDNPIIDPDTQNVYHGGNFHGDYISLEEDKVKIAMVRVAMTAERQLNYLFHDRINGILPPFLNMGTLGLNYGMQACQFTATSTTAECQTLAMPNYVHSIPNNNDNQDIVSMGTNSALLCRQVIDNVYQVMAVEYLALAQAVDCLGIKDSISEASRRIYDRIRGIRPFMKEDAPFYEDISAVIEMLKKETI